CTTTATCTGTTGTAAGTGTGAAAATGTTGTCTTTAAATCCAAATTGTCCAATCGGGTTGTTTTTATCATCGACAAGAACAACATTATCCAGATCTTCATCGATTGTAAGAAATACAGAGCGTCCATCATTGAGAGACAAGTTTAGGAAGTTCAAACGTGTCGGGCTGAGTGACTCAAAGTTATAAGCAACGCCCCCAATTTTTGTAGGAATCATTCCCATTACAGTGATGTCTTCATAATAGTAATCAATATTCTTCCAAAGAAAGAAGGACTTCTTAAGAACAACTGGAGCGTAGTGACAGTCATCATACTGAAATACAATAACTTCGGTATCGTTGTTAACACGCATATCAAAAACAATGTCCTGGTATTTATTATCTTCTCTGCGTATCTCACGAATCAGCATCTCTTTGGATGTGCGAAAACCTTGGGTAAACAGAAAAAGTGTAATAAGCATTGCTAATATTATAGTAACCAGTCCCCACCGGTATTTGCGTGCCACGTGCCACACCCCCTTATTCAACGAATCCACTAACATCTTATAATACTATTTAACCATAAAATATACCCTAAGGAGTGACAATATTATCATAATTTGAAAAAAAGCATGCTAAACCGTCAAAATTAGGGTATGAAACTGTTATTGTGTCAACAAACTGAATAAATCGCATTCGATAATCGATAGATTGAAACTGTCTAAAGTCATCGTTGTGAGTGATTCGCTAAGAATCTCTTTAGAATCTTTGTGAACAATTCGTTCATTAATATCGATATTAATGGTATCGGATGCATCCGTGTATATCTGCGTCGTACTGATTGTTATATAGTCAGCTTCAAAAGCGGTTTGTCCAAATTGCTGTTCAATTGTAAACAAGAGATGTTCTGGATTACTAGCCTCAATTTTGAGGGGAGGTGTTGTATAGAAAATGGATGTGGTTGGAAGCATTCCATAATCAGTGCTGGGGTTGAATTGCTGTTTTGAATTTGTCCGGTGATCGGTAATTGACACGATGTTCTGAATTGTTTGGAAGTAGGCAAGCGGTCCCCAGTGTGATTCCTCATCAGAAACCTGAATTTTCGCGGCATAGGATAACCTAAAATCGGTGGGATAATGAGCCCAGTAGAAATCATCTCCCAAGGCTTCATAATTACCCAGGTAATTCTCGACATATTTGTCGTTTGCTAATTCAAAGGAATACAGAGAAATCGCTGATATATTATGAATTTGAACAATTTCGTGTGTTGTACTCCCCACGATGAAACGGTAAGTTGGTACATTATAAGGTTCATCTTTATGATATGCTGGGCGACTCCAATTTGTATAAAACGAAGGAACAAATGAATCACCAAGATCATCTTTGGAGTATACATTAATGAATGCGACAACTTCGGGATTCGCTAAATCCATGCTTATATCAACATTTTCTTCTTTTGTGAGCGGTCGATAAAATGGGCCAAACTGCTTAATGGGAATCAGTGTGAAGTTGTAATCTTTGGAAACAGATACGATTTTAATATCGGATGTGATGTTAAATGTCTTGTCGATACTATAACTGGATAAATCATAAGCATGGACATAGTCCTTAATAATTCCCTTATAACCGATTTGCCATCCTGTTAAAAGAGAGTAAAGACCTAATAGTAAGACTGTAGTTACAGTGAAGAGTATTATTTTTAGTTTTCGCGTCATTTTGATTCCTCCAAATAAAACTTGTACTTGTGAGCTGATAAGTCTCCACGAAGAATGTCCAATTCGAGAGTTGATGGAAATTTTGAGATATCCTCAAAATTTATGAAAAATTGATTTTTAAATGTAAATGTATCCGTATAGGAACTTGATGGAAGGTAGTTTTGAAATAGCCCGGAGGAAATATCCTTTCTGCCATCAAGGTGAGCATGCGATGACAGTGAATTAAGACTGAGAAACCAAGAATTTAAAGGAGAATGTTGTGTTTCAAATCCATAGATTCGTAAACTTTTATCTTTAAGCCACACAACATCTGTAAGTGTAAACGATGTATTGCCGAAGGTAGCCTCCTCGTAGAGTGTAAGGTGTTTTTGGATATCAGAATCTTGAATTGAATCAATCATTTGAGGTTTTGGTTCGGGATGAAGGACGGCACTCAATGCATGTATCGTTGGTTGAACC
The window above is part of the Erysipelothrix sp. HDW6C genome. Proteins encoded here:
- a CDS encoding permease prefix domain 1-containing protein gives rise to the protein MENFNRFLNTVLSKIVFFPDRKSIAKELRDHYEDMVEDRIIKGMDIATAESDALSQLGDPYELGLLLHKEHHPLWGWGYLISKWTCLFALILVAIGLVQPTIHALSAVLHPEPKPQMIDSIQDSDIQKHLTLYEEATFGNTSFTLTDVVWLKDKSLRIYGFETQHSPLNSWFLSLNSLSSHAHLDGRKDISSGLFQNYLPSSSYTDTFTFKNQFFINFEDISKFPSTLELDILRGDLSAHKYKFYLEESK